ACGAGGCAATCGAATCGAGTTAACGTACCCGAACCAAATTCAACAATCGATATGAGATTAGcgagattaattaatgataattaatgatgaataattaataatgaataattgatGCGTAGCATCAGAGCAACCGGCAAAATACGTGTAAATACATGTCGGAAAATAAGCGGCTCATTCGAGATGAAAACTAGAACTTTGAACTGAGCTGAGCAGACCGCGGACAAAATATTATCGCACAGCTATTTATTATTGACTACTGAAATTTTCCATTCTACGCGCTCTTACGACATAGATCTACAGTGCAGATACAAATACTAGGTCGCTCTGCGCTTAATTACACGGGAATTAACGCTGTCACGGACACTGCTACTCGCGCGATAAAGAATTGACTTCGCTCTGTTTCACGTATAATGTACGAGCGGCAGCGTCATACTTGAATCGTTGTTTTCACGAATtcgtaaagaaatatatatatgtatgtttccCTGCCCCTTCCTCCTTGAAGTAATCGATCCAAATCGATTGTCAGACTCGTTTCTGACTCATCTCGAACGGAAACGATACGacgagaaattttttttatctttctagTCAAGAAGTAATGGACAAAAACAGCGATACAGCACTATAATTTACTTTTCGATAAAGACTACGCGATATCGATAGATTTGGCCACTagcgataaaaaaatcaacAAAATGTAGAACGTCCAATCACTGAGATTAAAGACGGTCGCAAGTGGACATTTAAAATGAAAGTTTCACCAACAAATGGCAGCGATCTGATAAACGCGATCTGATGACGCGACCGCGTATTAAAAACTCAGGATGGAGGATGGGGAAAAGGAAAGCCAAGATTTCAAAAGGGCTGGCGCGTAAAAGTAGTcccgtcgcgtcgcgagaaACGCCGGATTGGTTATTATTGGTTGCGCGTTGGATCTGTTACGCTAAACGACATAAAAAGCGTCCCCCGTACATTCCAACGTGTCGTTTGAAAAgttgagcgagagagagaaagaaacgtaaggagaagaaacaaaaagagTTTCTCTTGGTGAGAACGCGCACCGAGCGAGCAAATATTACCTACATAATTTAACGTGCGGCGTGTATTTCTCCGCTTTTAACGTTAACTcgtaaaggaaaaaaaaatccGTCGACGAGATCTCCGCGTTATCTGTGTGCGCGCGATATTCTCCAATTAACTTCCGCGCAAAATAACGCGGAGCCGCGATACAGCGGGGGGATTAAACGCGCCGTGCCGTGCCGACCGTAAAAAAATGAACAGGTTCGGCTCGCGTTTAAAGAGAAACGACGGCTATTTCAGGTGAGGTGCGTACGAGCACGAGCATCGGCCGCGAAGCGAACCAGTCGGCGGCTACTGCACAAGAGCAACACGAAACTAGAGCAGCCCCGAGATCTCCGAGAGTGAGCAGAGAGGAAGGTTCGAAGGGACCAATCGGAGCACCGCGGAGCACGGCTCCGAAAGCGAGCGGCGAATGATGCGCGAGTCCGATGCATCGAGGGATACCAGCTAGGGAGGTGCATTTTATCTGGCGGCTTGTTGACGGCTCGTTTCCAACGTTTATCGAGAAACCAATCGAAACGGAAAATGAAAACGGACAAAGAGGCTCATTTTCGGTGCAACGAGGAAGAATGACGGCGATAATGTGACGCTAAAAAACGAGATATAGGCGGACGAGAGATAGCAGAGCGCGGGGAGAGGGGAAGATGGAGCACCGCGACCACTGGACAGAGACAGCTGATAGTCGTCCCGTATGGCATCGGAGCGATTGCGTCAAGcgtgcagcgcgcgcgcgcgcgcgcgcccgtatGCGCTTCCACAATTCTTTCCACGCGACTGTCTCTCCGTCCTCCCTCCTGCCCGCGAGCCCACCTACCCTCGCGCCGCTCTCGTCACGCTACGTCGATTTTCGCGCATTACGAGCGACAATAATATCGTTACGTCGCTGCAATTagccgcgcgcgatatcgccgTCGAAACTGTCGGCGGCAGCGCGAAAGCGTCGAGTAATCGTGACGGacatccgtccgtccgtccgttccaTACGGCCGTCAGCCACGAGAGGAAAGGGCGCACTTACCTCCTCTTCTCTTTGTGCTTCCTCTCCTTCCGATGGGTGTCCATCCCGCCGCCGCTGCTCCTCCTGGTCCCACCGGAGATCGCAAACCGCACACCGGGTGTCCGAAACGGAGCGCGGGTTCGTGGAGAGACTACTTCACCTGGGGGGTAACCGCGCACGATACCGCGACACTCTCGGTCACTGCCAAGGAACGTATCCGGCGTGCGCGTGCTTGTACTCGCGAGGAAGGTTGACCGCTTTTTTATCCGCCGCGCGACCCGACGCAAACTTCACTCCGCTTCACTGTACGTACTTTGCTCGGCGCGCTTCGCAGTTTACGAGCTCCGAGTCGTTCGTAGCTACCTCGTCCCTCTGTCCgtcgttctctttcttcttcgaaGTGTTCGTCGGTATATCGAGGTCGATGCGCGACGCGTGTCACTGTTTGCCGCGCTGCTGCATCGCGACGAGACGGGCGACGCAGCGCTCCGTTGCGTGAGGAATTGACGGCTTCGGGCGTAACGACCGATTCATCATGATGATGCGCACCGCATCAAcggacgtcgacgacgacgacgacgacggagtCACGATACTCGCTGCCTGCCGCGGACGTCTACCAAGGAACAACGGCACTGTTATTATGCATTACACACCGATGATCCGCGCGACGCGTGATATTTAAGGTAGCATGACACTACAAACGACCGCGAGCGCGGAATGGAGAACGGGGTGAAGATGGCTGGAGAGGGGGAGCGCCGCCGTGATTTGACGTCACGTGGTGTTTGCCGCGGAGAGCCGCGCCAGCTGGCGGCGCGCCGGAAAGACACCTCCCGCAAGCGCGGGCGATTCGAACGGGCGAGAGAAACAACGTGAGTGTTCTCTCATTCTGCACTTCTTATCGATTCATTGGATCGACGGTGTCccaatttgtttatttttatcaagtaACGCGCGCCGCTGAAATTTCAAGCACGGAAAAAAGTTGAATCGGAAAGCCAGACCAGGAGGGACGAAGTAtttttttggtaattatttagattaacggagcaacctcgaatgaccttgacatatgttgtcacggtcaccctcctgagtgactttcaaaaggttttagccgtcgctcattgtttattaaaaagttattaacaaaagaagtttaatgattttgcacgaattttcaactgtccacgcgaagcaaggacttgagtttgacatatattacaaaagttaccttcccgaataacccgcactaggtttcacccgtcgctcgttgtttgttaaaaagttattaacaaaaaagttgatagataatatatgtcaagatcaaggtcatccgaggttgctccgttaaactaaataattaccatttttTTTTGCCATAAATGCGATAAATCTACTTGGAGTTTCGCAAGTTCGCAAATGGATCGTTACTCGATTAATTCTACATTTGCTCTTTTTATTCTCACTTACTCTTGTAGCACGTATGTAACATATACTGCTCAGGTTTTTATTTAACGACTATTTATTCATTACTTATTACTTTCAATCTCGCGTCTTTAAgtctcattatttatttactagaAACGCAACTCTGCGAGTGCTACCTACACCACGGAGCCGTCGCCTCGGAACGACGCAGTGTACGGAGCGCGCGCAGGTATCGTGTTCAGTTAGTCTTAGCTCGCTCCACCTCGTGCTTCGTGGCACTCGACGCGCTCACTGTACCCTCGATCTTCCTGTCGAACGTCGTGCTCTGACTAGACGCCACCACCGTCCTCTTGTCCTCGCCGGATGCTGGCTGCCCGTTCTCCTCCTCCagctcctcgtcctcctccagGTCGTCCATGTCGTCTATAGAAGCGCCCTTGCTCTCGTACACCGCCGGATATTCCGACATGCACTTCTGCATGGTCTTGAACGCGTCGTAGCAGTCCGAGCCCTTCGGCTCCGCCGCCGAGTAGTGGAAGCAGGAGAAGGCCTCCCGGAACTCCAGGCCGCAGGGTCCGGTCGCCATGCCGCCGAGGCACGGGCAGTTCCAGTTGATCTCGCCGTTCGCCAGCAGCAGACCCGGACTCGGCTCCGGCTCCGGCAGGGCGACCTTGCTCGGCGCCTCGTGATCCTCCTTGGACGCGAATATGATCGTGTCCTTGCCCTCCTTGCGAATCAGCGGCATGATTACGCGTCCCGCGCCCCGTGCACGTACGTCCTACTGTCGGCGGTGAGAGACAGGAGATTCGGCGAGGCTCGGTGCACCGTGTACACGCACGTTCTGCCCTCGTACGTGGTGGCGAGAGTCAGGGCGGCGCGCAGCCGCGTGTAACCATTGGACGAGCAGCGGACGGCGAATCTGCGCTCGGCACGATTAAACTTCACGACGTCGAGCCGACTCCTGGCACCCTCCTCGCCGAACAGCTGGCGGACCgcgtgaagaatatttttcttcaggTACACCGGCGTCACCTCGAGATCGGGAGACTGCGGCAGCTCTCTGCAAGCAGAAGGAAAACAGAGTTGGTAAGAAATCTATTCCAAGTATTCATGACTAAATCGGACGACCGTTCGATTCACTTCGTCGGATTATGGCACTTCGCGACGCGGCTTTGTGCTTCATTTGAGGAACGAAGTACgagaagtatttttttataacaagcTATTGCATCATTCGCACAACGGGTGACTACGAACGATCGGTTCATGCCGTTTAGTGCCGATGGAGGTTAGGGTTCGCGAAAAGCGCGCGAGTAGGTTATGTTTCGCAACACCACGGCCACGGTCGGCATCGTCCGCGTGAAATACAGTGGATGTACTAACAGAGAAACGTCTAAGTAATGCATCTGAAACTTCTTGCTCATCGTTCAcactctctctcgcgcgatcgaATAGCGGATATCGCAAAAGGCACACGCGATACTTACACGCGATGCCTCGCACGGCAGTGCACGGCGGCATTTGACGACTGGATTCATGCCTTCTTCACGTGCCTTCGTGGTCAGCTGCGCCGACAGAGGACAGTACGGTCGCGTTACACACGTGTAAAAGCGGATTTCGCACTTTCTCCGCTTCAAGAATTGGAAGTGAAAATTTTTCGGACTCATTGTCCGCTTTTTCCTTTGGAAGCTTTCTTGTAAGTTAACGCttcttatattttctctttcttcgaaTTCCGAGCGCATACTTATTTAGGCTTTAAACACGAGAGCAAATATTTTACGCTGTCGAAAGGTGAGATTTTGAATTCTATATTTGGATACGCAGCTTACGTACCGCTTCGCACAACCAATGCGGACAAGTACGATTAAATGAtaagtgtaatataatttttcaatattcgcaatatttggaatttatattcaaattatattCAAGACGCAATTCAGATCGTTCTTAACGTAAATCAAATAGACATCGCCGAGTTGCGCACGTGATTCGAGCAGCTCGGACTGGATCTGATGCGCTCCGATTAGACTTGAAGCGTGCGAATAGATTTGGGGATTCTCGCGGACCCCGTAAAAATTGAACTTAGACCTTCATTGCCTCGGAAACCTGTGTAAACCCGGCATTAGACCCCGTCGACCGTGCGCAATCGACCATGCGTGAGTGCCGGCGAGGCGAGTGCCACCGGTCGCAAGGGGGAGCCTATCGAGGCTCCTCTAGGAGAACGGCGCTCAGTCGCAGCTCGACTGCCTGTGCGTGACGATCGAGTCGTGTTCACCTGTGTCACGCTTCgcgcacatatacacacatatacacatattatatacacgTGCGGCGCGTGGACACGCATTTTCcgacacatatacacacgcgGCACACGCGTATTCACATAGAGGACGCACGTGAAGAGACGTGCCCGCACGTTACGCGGGTGACATCGTCGAAAGCGGCGGACCACCGCGATTTCGTATCTCCAGGAGGGTGTTGCACccgcgaaaaaaaatataaaaaaacaagaaagagggacagagacgaagacagagagaaaagataGGGAGGACGATTCGAGGAGACGGAACGGAGCAAGAGAGGACCCATGCGTCGCGCGATATAGACGTCGGCGCGCATACACGCTCGACCGCGCACGTACACATGCACactcacatatatatacacatacgtacACGCGACGTCGCCGAGCGAGCCGAACGCTACTACGCCCAGTCGTCAGTCGGACGTCGGCTCCGGGCCCCCGACGACACCCCGACGACGCGGTAGTGTGCGCCGTTGCACCGCGACGTCCCCACGTTCGAATTCAGTGTTGCGCCGCGAGGAGCCTGCTCTCGCGAGCAGCTAACGCAACACCATAGCAGTGGAGCTGTTCCGGGTGGACAACCGGGTTGCGAGGACCCGGGTTGCGGTTGTCCTCTTCGAGAGCAACGGCAGTGACAGTGAAGTGAAATAcgcgtgagaaagagagagagagagagagagagagagagaggcggccGCTGAGGAGGAGGAGCGAGGTAGTGAACATCAGCCGGCGACTGAAGGGGGAAGAAAgacgagaggaggagagacaaACGAAGGCAAGGCAGAAGGGAGGACGAAGGTAGGAGAGCAAGGAAGAGGGCTGTGTACAGGACGGGTGGTCCTGACAGCGTGCAGTGACGAGAGAAGACCGACGACCGTCCTGGACGAGAGCGGGCATTAAAAAGCGCCGACTAATAGAGGCAGGGGCTAATAGAGCCGCCGGGCCTGTATAATTGGTTAGGCTAGAGAGAGGTTTTTTTTTGTCAAACAAAACGAAAAGCGATATGATGATACACGCTTGTCGCTTGCGCGCTTGCTGAGCTTCTTTCGGCAGCTTTCCCTTGGTGTTGGATATATCCCCTTGGTCCAACCCTTGGCTAAGGCTTCGGTCCAACCGCGGCAATGATCGCTACTCTTCTGCTCCGATTCGCTCAAGAGTGCGCGAGTTCAGTCGGCGAGCACCGTACTCGTGGTCCTCACTGACCACGCTGATAAGTTGCGTGcccgtcatcgtcatcgggGCACAGCCGATCAGGATTGAAATTCCCGTTCCGGCAAGAAGAGATTCAGCGAGACAATCGCGTGGCCCCGACCTCGAAGACCGACCTCCTCCTCACGGCCCGCTTCGGCAACGGAGCGGCATCAAAACGTTCGTCGAGACGACGGGCAACAGCGAGACATCATCGCCGGCGAGAATCATCGTCGAGAGGTTTCCGCATCATGATGAGGGCCTAGCGTCCGACACCGTGGGTCGTCAACGACGGGCGTGCAAAAAGGGACGACGGCGTGCCGGCGGAAGCCCGGATAgtaggaggaggaggaagaggaggcaCCCGACAACATGGCCGCCGCCTGTTACGAGAAGGAAGTGGTGGTAGGTGCCGCCATTCACCACGGACACGGACACCACCgtcaccaccatcaccatcaccatcatcatcaccatcatcaaAATAGCGGAGTCGTCGCGTCGtccggcgtcggcgtcggtgTGACTGGGCAAACAGTACTGCCGGCGACATCCACCGGTCTCGACGACGCTGCCGTCATCGCCGCCGCagctgctgccgccgccgccgccgcctccaGCAACTCGTCATCATCGGTGAACGCCGCAAGTGTCAACGGCAACGTTGTCAACGTCAGCGCGACGGTGACAGCGAGCAGCTCCGCGACCGCGGCCGCGGCTGCggccgctgctgctgccacCGCCACTGGCGCGTCCAGCGCTGTGGTGATCAATGGTTACAAGGTGCAGGAATACAAGGACTACTCGCAGCCGCTCCACGTGGATTGTAGCGTCGAGTACGAGCTGCCGAGCCAGGCGAAGCCGCCGCCCGGCGGCGGCGAGCCCCTCCTCATGATCCATCCGTGCTACTATCGACGTGCCGAGCGTGAGAGGAGGAGCCCCTTCGTCAATAATCTACCGCCGCCACCGGCGCCAGCAACGGCTCCCATGTCCGCCTCCCGCAGGAGCGGTCGCAGGAGCGCCGCGACGGCAGCGTCCGTCGCTGCCGCCGGCGCCGCCGCTGTAACAGTAGCCACCGCGGCAGTCGCAATCGCTGCGACACCTTCATCCACGACGGCGGCAGTCGTGCCGCCATCGAACAATAACAGCAACATCGTGCCTACGTCCGCCGTGTCGCCGCCTCGGACATCTATCGCTTCATCCTCCGTTGCTGCGGCTGTAGTCGCAGCCACAGACACCGGGAACAGTGGTCCACTGTCCACTCTCACCATGGCATCATATCGCGCGGCGCTCAATGTCGCGGCCACATTAtctcagcagcagcagcagtctcAGAGGCGACATCATCtccagcaacaacagcagcagcagcagcagcagcaatcgagtcatcaccatcatcatcatcaccacaGGAATCATCATGCACACCATCATCATCAGCCGCAGCAGCCGCAACAGCAACATCACAGCCAACAGCAACCACAACAACGACCCGTGACACCAAAGCTTTCCGGTAGCGCCGACCTCATTTCCGCCGATGAGAAGGCAGTCATATCAGGTATTTATCAGCATTACTTCCGCACGATGCGCGCCCACAATCATCAGCATcgtcagcagcagcagcagcagcagcaacaccGTACCACTACCACCCATCAGCTTCATCATCAACCTCACCAAAGCGACCACAGTTCCTCTTCTTCGTCATCGGTCACGTCACCGACGTCCGCGTCGATTTCCGGTATCTTGCGGCAAACGTATCAGCAAGCGTATAGCAATAGCGCGGCCACGAACTCGAGCACGAGCTCGAGCAGCCATCACCGCATCGCCACGGCGATCGCCCATCATCCCTACAGGCGACCGTCGACGACGTTGCTGTCGCGGGCGGCCTCGCATCTCGGTCAGCAGGCCTCCtcatcctcttcttcctcgtcgtcgtcgtcctcttcctcttcctccacctCGTCTATCTTCGGTGCTTCCAATAGCGTCTCGGCCGCGGCCGGCGTTTACGCAAACACACTACACAGGCATACAACTTCCCTGCATGCCCTACAGGCCGCCGCCAGTTTTTACGAGACGCCGAGCTATCACGCCCTCCTACCCCAAAGTTAGACGACAGCCAGGAGCTCGG
The Ooceraea biroi isolate clonal line C1 chromosome 12, Obir_v5.4, whole genome shotgun sequence DNA segment above includes these coding regions:
- the LOC105278849 gene encoding mitochondrial intermembrane space import and assembly protein 40-B, which encodes MPLIRKEGKDTIIFASKEDHEAPSKVALPEPEPSPGLLLANGEINWNCPCLGGMATGPCGLEFREAFSCFHYSAAEPKGSDCYDAFKTMQKCMSEYPAVYESKGASIDDMDDLEEDEELEEENGQPASGEDKRTVVASSQSTTFDRKIEGTVSASSATKHEVERAKTN
- the LOC105278851 gene encoding uncharacterized protein DDB_G0271670, with amino-acid sequence MAAACYEKEVVVGAAIHHGHGHHRHHHHHHHHHHHHQNSGVVASSGVGVGVTGQTVLPATSTGLDDAAVIAAAAAAAAAAASSNSSSSVNAASVNGNVVNVSATVTASSSATAAAAAAAAAATATGASSAVVINGYKVQEYKDYSQPLHVDCSVEYELPSQAKPPPGGGEPLLMIHPCYYRRAERERRSPFVNNLPPPPAPATAPMSASRRSGRRSAATAASVAAAGAAAVTVATAAVAIAATPSSTTAAVVPPSNNNSNIVPTSAVSPPRTSIASSSVAAAVVAATDTGNSGPLSTLTMASYRAALNVAATLSQQQQQSQRRHHLQQQQQQQQQQQSSHHHHHHHHRNHHAHHHHQPQQPQQQHHSQQQPQQRPVTPKLSGSADLISADEKAVISGIYQHYFRTMRAHNHQHRQQQQQQQQHRTTTTHQLHHQPHQSDHSSSSSSSVTSPTSASISGILRQTYQQAYSNSAATNSSTSSSSHHRIATAIAHHPYRRPSTTLLSRAASHLGQQASSSSSSSSSSSSSSSSTSSIFGASNSVSAAAGVYANTLHRHTTSLHALQAAASFYETPSYHALLPQS
- the LOC105278850 gene encoding uncharacterized protein LOC105278850, with protein sequence MSKKFQMHYLDVSLELPQSPDLEVTPVYLKKNILHAVRQLFGEEGARSRLDVVKFNRAERRFAVRCSSNGYTRLRAALTLATTYEGRTCVYTVHRASPNLLSLTADSRTYVHGARDA